The genomic window TCGGTCCGTTCCAGAACACGGTCGCGGCCTCGCTCAGCGCGCCGGCGAAAGCGCGCACGCTGTCCGGGCCGATGTCCAGGCCCATCCAGCCCTCCTCGATCGCGTCCACCGGCACGGTGCGGGTGTTCGCGTCCGCGGCGAAGGCGTCCGCCGCGATCACGTCCACCGGCAGCACGAGCTTGTCCCCGGCGTCGGCGATCAGCCGCTCGCAGGTGTCGACCATCTCCGCTTCCAGCAGCGAACCGCCGACCCCGTAGCCCTTGGCGGCGAGGAAGGTGAAGCACATCCCGCCGCCGACCAGCAGCTTGTCCACCTTCGGCAGCAGGGCCTCGATCACCGCGAGCTTGTCGGAGACCTTGGAGCCACCGAGCACGACGGCGTAGGGCCGCGCGGGTTCCCCGGTCAGCCTGCCGAGCACCTCGAGCTCGGCGAGCACCAGGCCACCCGCGTAGGCCGGCAGTTCCCGCGCCACCTCGTACACCGAGGCCTGCTTGCGGTGCACCACGCCGAAACCGTCGGACACGAACGCGGCGCCCTCCCCGGCCAGCGCGGCGAGCTCACCGGCCAGCTCGGCCCGTTCGGCGGCGTCCTTGCTGGTCTCCCTCGGGTCGAAGCGCACGTTCTCCAGCAACGCGACCTGCCCGGCCGCCAGGGAACCCGCCAGCGCCTTCGCGTGCTCGCCGACCACGTCACCGGCCAGCTCGACCGGGCTGCCGAGCAGCTCGCCGAGCCGGGCGGCGACCGGGGCGAGGGAGTACTTCGGCTCCGGCTCGCCCTTCGGCCTGCCGAGATGGGCGGTGACCAGCACCTTGGCCCCGGCCTCGGCCAGCCGCCTGATCGTCGGGAGCGCCGCGCGTACCCGGCCGTCATCGGTGATCGTCTGCCCGTCGAGCGGGACGTTCAGATCGGACCGCACCAGCACGTGGCGGCCCTTGACGCCCGCACCCAACAGGTCCTCGAGTGTCGTGACCGCCATCGCTCAGGACAGCTTGCTGCCGACGAGCTTGACCAGGTCGGCGAGGCGGCTGGAGTAGCCCCACTCGTTGTCGTACCAGCCGACCACCTTGACCTGGTTGCCGATGACCTTGGTCAGCGGCGCGTCGTAGATGCAGGACGCCGGGTCGGTGACGATGTCGGACGAGACGATCGGCTCCTCGCTGTAGCGCAGGATGCCCTTGAGCGGGCCGTCGGCCGCCGCCCGGTAGGCCGCGTTGATGTCCTCGACGGAGGCGCTCCTGGACAGCGTGACGGTGAGGTCGGTGCTGGAGCCGGTGGGCACCGGAACTCGCAGCGCGTAGCCGTCCAGCTTGCCGTTCAGCTCGGGCAGCACCAGGCCGATCGCCTTGGCGGCGCCGGTCGAGGTCGGCACGATGTTCAGCGCCGCGGCGCGGGCGCGGCGCAGGTCCTTGTGCGGGCCGTCCTGCAGGTTCTGGTCCGCGGTGTAGGCGTGGATGGTGGTCATCAGGCCCTGCTCCACGCCGAACGCGTCGTGCAGCACCTTGGTCAGCGGCGCGAGGCAGTTGGTGGTGCAGGAGGCGTTCGAGATGATCGTCTGCGAACCGTCGTAGGCGCTGTCGTTCGCGCCGAGCACCACGGTGAGGTCCTCGCCCTTGGCGGGCGCGGAGATGATGACCTTCTTGGCGCCGCCCTCGAGGTGCTTGCGGGCGTCCTCGGCGTTGGTGAAGAAGCCGGTGGACTCGACCACGACGTCCACGCCGAGGTCGCCCCACGGCAGCTTGGCCGGGTCCCGCTCGGCCAGCGCCTTGATGGTCTTGCCACCGACGACGATGCCCTCGTCGTTGGTACTGACCTCCTCGGAAAGCCGGCCGAGGACGCTGTCGTACTTGAGCAGGTGGGCCATGGTCGCGACGTTGCCGAGGTCGTTGAACGCGACCACCTCGATATCGTGGCCGCTTCCGACCCGCAGGGCATGAACAGCCCTGAAGAAGTTGCGGCCGATCCGGCCGAAGCCGTTGACGCCTACGCGAACCGTCACTGCTCTGCTCTCCCTCGGGTCCGCCCCGGGCGTACCGGGGTCCACTTGATGCGGGCTCTGGAGTGTCCTCGGCCGTAACCCTAGCGTGCCGACCTGCGTCGATCCGCAGGACCCGGACGAGATCCGCGTTACCTGCGAAGATCAGGCGAATCGATCAAGATGCCAGCTCGCGCTCCAGCGGCGTGCGGAACCGAGGGACCAACCGGACCTCGCCGAACCACTCCCGCAACCGGTCCGCCTTGGCCTCCACCGCCGCCTCGGCCTCGCCGCCGATGTCCTCCAGCAGCCGGTAGCCGACCTCGCCGTCGGGGCGCTGGGTCCAGCCGCCGACGATCCGGCCGTCCGACCAGACCGTGGGCCCGATATTGCCGTTGCGGTCGAACAGCCGCGGGCCGTACTCGCCGAGGAACCAGCCACGCTCGGACCAGCCCATCGGTGTCGGATCGAGCTCGGGCAGCAGCGCGACCCAGGGCGCGGGGGTGGCCACCGGCTCGAGGTCGTCCGGCAGCACCAGACCCGGAGTGCCGTCCAGGTCGACCTCCGCGGGGCCGATCTCCGCCAGCGCCTTCCCGGTCTGGCCCGCCGTCCAGCCGGTCCACCAGCGCAGGTCGCCGATCCGGGCGGGACCGTAGGCG from Amycolatopsis cihanbeyliensis includes these protein-coding regions:
- the gap gene encoding type I glyceraldehyde-3-phosphate dehydrogenase — encoded protein: MTVRVGVNGFGRIGRNFFRAVHALRVGSGHDIEVVAFNDLGNVATMAHLLKYDSVLGRLSEEVSTNDEGIVVGGKTIKALAERDPAKLPWGDLGVDVVVESTGFFTNAEDARKHLEGGAKKVIISAPAKGEDLTVVLGANDSAYDGSQTIISNASCTTNCLAPLTKVLHDAFGVEQGLMTTIHAYTADQNLQDGPHKDLRRARAAALNIVPTSTGAAKAIGLVLPELNGKLDGYALRVPVPTGSSTDLTVTLSRSASVEDINAAYRAAADGPLKGILRYSEEPIVSSDIVTDPASCIYDAPLTKVIGNQVKVVGWYDNEWGYSSRLADLVKLVGSKLS
- a CDS encoding phosphoglycerate kinase, whose amino-acid sequence is MAVTTLEDLLGAGVKGRHVLVRSDLNVPLDGQTITDDGRVRAALPTIRRLAEAGAKVLVTAHLGRPKGEPEPKYSLAPVAARLGELLGSPVELAGDVVGEHAKALAGSLAAGQVALLENVRFDPRETSKDAAERAELAGELAALAGEGAAFVSDGFGVVHRKQASVYEVARELPAYAGGLVLAELEVLGRLTGEPARPYAVVLGGSKVSDKLAVIEALLPKVDKLLVGGGMCFTFLAAKGYGVGGSLLEAEMVDTCERLIADAGDKLVLPVDVIAADAFAADANTRTVPVDAIEEGWMGLDIGPDSVRAFAGALSEAATVFWNGPMGVFEMALFAEGTRGVAEAIADSPAFSVVGGGDSAAAVRVLGLPEDGFSHISTGGGASLEYLEGKELPGVSVLQQGSE